The following nucleotide sequence is from Devosia salina.
TGCCTGCGATGGCATTCCCGAGACGGTGACCGAGCCTGAGCCCTGGGCCCAGGCCGAGGAAATTGCCTCCAAGGTCACCAGCGGCGAGCTCTATCTGACCGAAGTGGGTGATGCGACCCATTACCACGCCACCTATGTGCGTCCCGCCTGGGCTCCACGCATGACCAAGGTGACGCAGATCGGCCTGCACGTCTTCTACAAGTTCAAACGTGGCTGGCTGTTCGGCTAGTGCCTGCATCTATGCGTCAGCGCATATGACTTCGGCACTTTTCTGCAATTTCGTTTGAATGCGATCCGTGGTCTTCCTTGGCGGGAGGACCACGGAGTGCATCATGACCAGCAGAACCGGCAGTTTTGGCAATCGGCTTGCTTTGTCCGCATTGATCGGTCTGGGAGCTCTGCCCTTGCTGCCGGCGATCGGGCGCATGCTGCTGCGCTTTGTCGATGTGGATGCGCCACCCGAGATGGTCGCCGACACCGCGCGCTTTTTCATCATGCCCGTGCCGGTGGTGCTGCATGTCGTCGGCGGTTGCCTCTTCACCCTGCTCGGTGCGCTGCAGTTCTCGCCGACGCTGCGCCGATATCCATGGCACCGGCTGACCGGCCGCGTTCTGGTCGCGGCGGGGCTCATCGCCGCGCTCTCGGCCCTGTGGCTCACCCAGTTCTACCCACACCCGCCCAGTGAAGGGCCGTTGCTCTACTGGTTCCGGCTTGCCGCAGGGTCGGCCATGCTGGCCTTCCTGATCAGTGGCTATCGCGCCGCGCGGGCGCGGCGGTTTGATCGCCACCAGGCCAGCATGATGCGCGCCTATGCCCTGGGCCTGGGTGCGAGCACGCAGATGCTGATCGGTATCCCCTGGCTGCTGCTGTTCGGAGAGCCGTCACCTGTTGTGGGCGACCTCTTGCTGGGCGGCGCCTGGCTGCTCAATCTGGCGGTGGCGCAATGGCTGTTGGGCCGGCGCCCGGGGCAGGCCGTGCGCCCGCTGCCAGCCAGCGCCTGAGCCGTATCAGTAGCCCGTGGTACGACCGCTCAGCCGCAGGAAGG
It contains:
- a CDS encoding DUF2306 domain-containing protein — encoded protein: MTSRTGSFGNRLALSALIGLGALPLLPAIGRMLLRFVDVDAPPEMVADTARFFIMPVPVVLHVVGGCLFTLLGALQFSPTLRRYPWHRLTGRVLVAAGLIAALSALWLTQFYPHPPSEGPLLYWFRLAAGSAMLAFLISGYRAARARRFDRHQASMMRAYALGLGASTQMLIGIPWLLLFGEPSPVVGDLLLGGAWLLNLAVAQWLLGRRPGQAVRPLPASA